A DNA window from Phaeodactylum tricornutum CCAP 1055/1 chromosome 31, whole genome shotgun sequence contains the following coding sequences:
- a CDS encoding predicted protein, producing the protein MTKKRKAFSPLHANTLGSSPSQRSSSTSSSLPRLDKDDDFLSRPPKKPQPVRSSDTKTPRISNCTNPQGLVRTTTAVPAPSTASLGATSRTSRPSKARSKVPRQTKRTLKKPPPPRIQQSNQPADQSRADVPKREAQGPGVIIPSNPQTSKDDTQRQSRRSTSTLETILEEDSLSSNGSYGPHGISTIKAAIQACLPNPSLPTANPSRPIPIASSHHVMDPQHCQTKSPHFQKLNASSSARNCSDDDMQLSSDDETLSLSSPETSIPNVPDRAIPYQKGTSHALHSFARGSIDHTTSRLRDGRGLPNATFQSNVGKSVTNGSSNFDVATKNGEQHITKALKAQVTDKAMQRFLDTPVDNPDVVKAMLANSDPSQGLMGLSLQVQAGDDKSLAQSELTDQTDLDSFTNTRHDIHEGFESADGWMEPRTWTRLAARNALRDQTGKLCAVPGRALFSPSSEPINAACNSTPHESSVQSAKLWTAKEANDFNPAPIFVLRDGKRYRHPPLPPGWMIGVSQTKNRPYYYHTDFGTSFSCPVHLPDDDGQVYGDTPSPVPSACAKSCASLYSSTVGHDEASRGRASTISSNTVSLQASRKSKFALSPVSKRDGLTVVSCRLQSSPSFETPKKTNDAVETIELGVCVHNITKEHSHMTPAVHESEYVSGNPLTSSLRNSKGHEAHLEEHTEQLKLAQNLIRTSTNKMFSPLSLAMRKKSWPRGQGCVANARMPDNEFDASSSEDSRVRSEKVLCSTTHNPTSHLYSLSSPHGTHTIDRRDSLRTTENLSNYATSGAKFPETYLPKEGVDRFFVNRISEAPDKTVDMSSSVPSKSSFTLHSSRLSSPSNVEGDSRQGLAYERGKDSDEIPGVANDDFPDVEYDESPIGLPTIGDRDMTIGLRQKLDFTSTDQELEEILPIEMSASRRSSRLQPFVLTSTGSKDDEISALGVDDLSQQSRVEDFIQERGEIRSHRSLGGSASTFGTNFSHRVRHPPMPLCSLQNVGQLERYASPSHKLSRKSRDKRGRRKSKGDLRVISPRISVMVSN; encoded by the coding sequence ATGACCAAGAAACGGAAAGCTTTCTCGCCTCTGCATGCGAATACGCTGGGATCCTCCCCTTCGCAACGGAGCTCCTCGACATCCTCATCGTTGCCGCgtttggacaaggacgacgacTTTCTGTCGCGTCCACCGAAGAAGCCACAGCCTGTGCGGAGTAGTGATACCAAGACGCCGCGCATCAGCAATTGTACGAACCCCCAGGGATTGGTACGTACCACAACCGCGGTCCCGGCTCCGTCCACGGCATCGTTGGGAGCCACATCCCGTACCAGCCGTCCCTCCAAGGCGCGTTCCAAAGTACCCCGCCAGACAAAGAGAACCTTGAAGAAAcctccaccaccaaggaTTCAGCAGTCAAACCAGCCTGCGGACCAAAGTCGAGCAGATGTGCCCAAACGTGAAGCACAGGGACCGGGAGTGATCATTCCTTCGAATCCGCAAACGTCCAAAGATGACACACAACGACAATCGCGCCGGTCCACCTCCACCCTGGAAACAATATTGGAAGAAGACTCCTTGTCTTCCAACGGATCTTACGGTCCTCATGGCATATCCACTATTAAAGCAGCTATCCAAGCGTGTTTACCGAATCCCTCTTTACCAACAGCAAATCCAAGTCGCCCAATACCCATCGCATCTTCGCACCACGTCATGGATCCACAGCATTGCCAAACAAAATCGCCTCACTTTCAAAAACTGAACGCATCATCGTCGGCTCGCAACTGCTCGGATGACGACATGCAGCTTTCCTCGGACGATGAGACTCTGTCACTGTCGTCTCCCGAAACAAGCATACCAAATGTTCCCGACAGGGCTATCCCCTACCAAAAGGGGACTTCCCACGCTCTTCATTCTTTTGCTCGGGGCTCAATAGATCACACAACGAGCCGTCTGAGAGACGGTAGAGGTCTTCCAAATGCCACCTTCCAGTCCAATGTCGGCAAGTCGGTGACCAATGGTTCCTCAAACTTTGATGTTGCCACTAAAAATGGGGAGCAACACATTACGAAAGCATTGAAGGCTCAGGTGACGGACAAGGCAATGCAGCGCTTTTTGGACACCCCGGTCGACAATCCGGACGTTGTCAAGGCCATGCTGGCTAATAGCGACCCATCGCAAGGGCTCATGGGACTCTCGCTACAAGTTCAAGCTGGAGATGATAAATCTTTGGCTCAAAGCGAATTGACCGATCAGACTGACTTGGACTCTTTCACGAACACTCGGCACGACATTCATGAAGGCTTCGAATCAGCTGACGGCTGGATGGAGCCGCGGACTTGGACTCGTTTGGCTGCCCGAAACGCGTTACGAGATCAAACTGGGAAGCTATGCGCCGTGCCCGGACGAGCCTTGTTTTCTCCATCTTCCGAGCCGATTAATGCTGCATGCAACTCGACGCCGCACGAGTCTTCGGTACAATCGGCAAAGCTTTGGACAGCCAAGGAGGCGAACGATTTTAATCCAGCCCCAATATTTGTTTTACGTGATGGAAAGCGGTACCGCCACCCACCCTTGCCACCGGGATGGATGATTGGAGTCTCACAGACCAAGAACCGGCCCTACTATTACCACACGGATTTTGGAACATCCTTCTCTTGTCCTGTCCACCTACCTGATGACGATGGACAGGTTTATGGCGATACTCCTTCACCCGTTCCGTCTGCATGTGCAAAGAGTTGCGCAAGCCTGTATAGTTCTACAGTAGGTCATGACGAAGCTTCAAGAGGAAGGGCGTCGACCATATCATCAAACACTGTCTCTTTGCAAGCATCCAGAAAAAGCAAATTCGCATTAAGTCCTGTATCAAAAAGGGATGGGCTTACTGTAGTCAGCTGTAGATTGCAAAGTTCCCCTTCCTTCGAAACaccgaaaaagacaaacgaCGCAGTGGAAACCATTGAATTGGGAGTGTGCGTGCATAACATCACAAAAGAGCATTCCCATATGACCCCAGCAGTCCATGAAAGTGAATACGTGTCCGGAAATCCGCTCACTTCTTCTCTTCGAAACAGCAAGGGGCACGAGGCCCATCTAGAAGAGCATACGGAACAATTGAAACTAGCCCAGAATCTTATCAGGACGTCCACAAATAAAATGTTTAGTCCACTGTCATTGGCAATGAGGAAGAAGTCCTGGCCTCGGGGTCAGGGATGTGTGGCCAATGCTCGTATGCCGGACAACGAATTTGACGCTTCCAGCAGCGAGGATTCTCGCGTGCGTTCAGAAAAAGTTTTGTGTTCGACAACGCACAACCCGACTTCCCATCTTTACTCTCTATCATCCCCTCACGGCACTCACACCATTGATCGACGCGACTCCTTGAGGACAACCGAAAATCTGTCGAATTATGCCACCTCTGGAGCAAAGTTTCCCGAAACCTACTTGCCTAAAGAAGGCGTTGACAGATTCTTCGTCAACCGGATCTCTGAGGCCCCTGACAAGACGGTAGACATGAGCAGTTCTGTTCCCTCAAAATCTTCGTTTACCCTACATTCATCTCGTTTAAGCAGCCCGAGTAACGTTGAAGGTGACTCAAGGCAAGGATTGGCTTATGAGAGGGGGAAGGATAGTGACGAGATTCCAGGTGTGGCCAACGATGACTTCCCAGATGTCGAGTACGACGAAAGTCCGATCGGACTACCCACCATCGGTGACAGAGATATGACAATCGGCCTCCGACAGAAGCTAGACTTCACGTCCACCGACCAAGAATTGGAGGAGATCTTACCTATTGAAATGTCTGCAAGCAGGCGATCGTCAAGACTCCAACCTTTTGTTCTGACATCCACCGGatccaaagacgacgaaataTCCGCGTTGGGAGTAGACGATCTCTCCCAACAAAGCAGAGTAGAAGATTTTATTCAAGAGAGGGGTGAGATACGGAGCCATAGGTCTTTAGGAGGATCTGCGTCGACGTTTGGTACAAATTTTAGCCACCGGGTGCGACATCCGCCAATGCCACTGTGCAGTTTACAGAACGTTGGACAGCTCGAGCGATATGCCTCACCGAGTCACAAACTTTCAAGGAAATCAAGAGACAAACGGGGACGTCGTAAGTCGAAAGGCGACCTGAGAGTGATCTCGCCGCGAATTTCGGTGATGGTGTCGAACTGA
- a CDS encoding predicted protein has product MRRTVPIWYALLWPLVLLQIHSSTQAWSAPTCTRRTLLHSWTMAGVAVAGGSNPAHAAADCYADCFQNCKAIAPKDLGYCKDSCRDYCAQPDRRDGLSGSVSSAGGEVGLLGGGFPGSGTVVKGQDKPPSVTLPGLDFSSGIGKKLIGY; this is encoded by the coding sequence ATGCGTCGGACCGTTCCAATCTGGTACGCCTTACTGTGGCCTCTCGTACTCTTGCAGATACACAGTAGTACGCAAGCATGGTCGGCGCCCACGTGCACGCGGCGGACGCTCCTGCACTCCTGGACGATGGCGGGAGTCGCGGTCGCCGGCGGGTCCAACCCGGCGCACGCTGCCGCCGATTGTTACGCCGACTGCTTCCAAAACTGCAAAGCCATTGCTCCCAAAGATCTCGGATATTGCAAAGACTCGTGTCGAGACTATTGTGCCCAACCGGATCGACGGGACGGTTTGTCTGGCTCCGTGTCTAGTGCCGGAGGTGAAGTGGGGCTCCTCGGTGGAGGATTTCCGGGTAGTGGGACCGTTGTCAAGGGACAAGACAAACCCCCTTCTGTTACTCTGCCGGGACTAGATTTCTCTTCCGGAATTGGCAAGAAACTGATCGGCtactga
- a CDS encoding predicted protein has translation LNKMRTYEGAEKNIRHSPWRLNLVCQLAAGLPLQEALTQLEFCKKGKAPLVQEVLKRTSNLASIRHGLQISQLEVAECFATKGVPLKRIRIMGRGRSGKMERKHSHMRVILR, from the coding sequence CTCAATAAGATGCGCACCTACGAGGGCGCGGAAAAAAATATACGCCATTCGCCTTGGCGCTTGAATTTAGTATGCCAGCTTGCCGCCGGCTTGCCACTGCAGGAAGCCTTGACGCAGTTagagttttgcaaaaaggGAAAGGCCCCGCTGGTACAAGAAGTTCTGAAGCGAACTTCCAATCTCGCCAGTATTCGTCACGGATTGCAGATTAGTCAGCTAGAAGTCGCGGAGTGCTTTGCGACTAAAGGTGTTCCACTAAAACGCATCAGAATCAtgggacgaggacgatccgGTAAAATGGAACGAAAACATTCTCACATGCGTGTCATTCTTCGA
- a CDS encoding predicted protein translates to RLLKEVNYYQKEVQENEVKLQQMKDDNRDPYDVKKFAEVLDESYMMVPDSEARLAQAVHELRDFLEE, encoded by the coding sequence AGACTACTGAAAGAAGTAAACTATTACCAAAAAGAAGTTCAAGAGAACGAAGTCAAGCTGCAACAAATGAAAGATGACAACCGCGATCCGTACGACGTCAAAAAATTTGCCGAGGTCCTGGACGAATCCTACATGATGGTGCCCGACTCGGAAGCGCGACTAGCCCAAGCCGTGCACGAATTGCgagactttttggaagaa
- a CDS encoding predicted protein, protein MWKNRVNLVLMTLAALSASPQAKAQLMLRALQEDAPQGNIESDFPSDAPSDHPSDQPSDMPSETPSLPVGFPPSPSPTITLASPTVVPTIQLSLLPTIMATNAPSESSVSDDYVMPPDQFSMSMQTSKSFQIDAMEDSMIPTEVVSMALDNKTRNIHKSNGKRNLIRIKPL, encoded by the coding sequence ATGTGGAAGAATCGTGTGAACCTCGTGCTCATGACGCTGGCAGCGCTGTCGGCATCACCCCAGGCCAAGGCGCAATTGATGCTGCGGGCTTTGCAGGAAGATGCTCCGCAAGGAAACATTGAGAGTGACTTTCCCAGTGATGCTCCTTCTGACCATCCTTCGGACCAACCTTCGGATATGCCCTCGGAGACGCCGTCACTCCCCGTTGGATTTCCCCCCTCTCCTTCACCGACGATCACTCTGGCATCTCCTACAGTTGTCCCTACGATCCAACTTTCGCTTTTGCCGACAATTATGGCAACAAATGCTCCTAGTGAGAGCTCAGTGTCAGACGATTATGTGATGCCGCCTGATCAGTTTTCCATGAGTATGCAAACTTCAAAGTCGTTTCAAATTGACGCCATGGAAGATTCTATGATTCCGACTGAAGTTGTTTCGATGGCCCTTGACAACAAGACACGCAATATTCATAAGTCAAACGGAAAGCGCAACTTGATCCGAATCAAACCTTTGTAA
- a CDS encoding predicted protein, whose translation MMVAGHCSLLIGCLLMASAVAFAPSNPRRLSQTVSSQSQLRAAPDDVDFMASLRTRMDEVGDRDTKLPLVVLDSMLPRQVLKISVSNPVFMELIRTRLVEENPCFGMLGMARLQTGEQVHLRSGVEVQIVGKPKVLDDGIKLQLQATRRFRIDGDVENAKEGWTEGRVRFLDSVEEEAKEEETDGIMLARAMSKARKLEPLVDQWIELARESERQPGQIDQLLLDLGDIPDDDEPSERAFWVGALINPIPAMGVALEIRPALLTAQTADQRADIALRGIQNSIQHMNGSKKLF comes from the coding sequence ATGATGGTTGCCGGCCACTGCTCACTCCTAATCGGTTGTCTGCTGATGGCCTCTGCGGTCGCCTTTGCACCTTCCAACCCGCGCAGATTATCGCAGACAGTCTCGTCCCAGTCACAACTGCGAGCCGCTCCTGACGATGTAGACTTTATGGCGTCTTTGCGCACCCGGATGGACGAAGTCGGTGACCGAGACACCAAATTACCCCTAGTAGTCCTGGATAGTATGTTGCCCCGTCAGGTCCTCAAGATTTCCGTCAGCAATCCGGTCTTTATGGAACTCATTCGAACACGGCTTGTGGAAGAAAATCCGTGTTTCGGAATGCTTGGTATGGCACGGCTTCAAACGGGGGAGCAGGTGCATTTACGGTCCGGTGTTGAAGTCCAGATCGTAGGCAAACCGAAAGTACTGGACGACGGCATCAAACTTCAGCTACAAGCAACCCGGCGATTCCGGATTGACGGGGATGTAGAAAACGCCAAAGAAGGCTGGACGGAAGGTCGTGTACGGTTTCTCGATAGTGTCGAGGAAGaggccaaggaagaagagacGGATGGAATAATGTTGGCGAGAGCAATGTCCAAGGCACGAAAACTGGAGCCTCTCGTGGACCAATGGATCGAACTAGCGAGGGAAAGTGAACGACAGCCGGGGCAAATCGATCAACTGTTATTGGATCTTGGCGACATTCCGGACGATGATGAACCATCCGAACGAGCTTTCTGGGTCGGAGCATTGATCAATCCTATTCCCGCTATGGGTGTAGCCTTGGAAATCAGACCTGCACTTCTGACAGCTCAAACCGCCGATCAAAGAGCAGATATAGCCCTGAGAGGTATCCAGAACTCCATTCAGCACATGAATGGTTCGAAGAAGCTTTTCTGA
- a CDS encoding predicted protein translates to MEDQNNDDDEEFSLKAFQKAKAKKKAPTEEPVVEDFDGYGLRDAILEKWGECYDVDFQRVDALGFRNVYLNVMPFKLGRRPFRHETELDYLCHLQAVVEILVKYGQLDYVLYQIADSDKKPIAGQNPIVAVPIRLDLTKDQVETILRTT, encoded by the coding sequence ATGGAAGACCAGAATaatgacgatgatgaggagTTTTCCCTgaaagctttccaaaaagccaaagcgaaaaagaaagcgCCAACAGAAGAACCAGTTGTGGAAGACTTTGATGGCTACGGCCTAAGGGATgctattttggaaaaatgGGGCGAATGCTACGATGTCGATTTTCAGCGTGTCGATGCGTTAGGCTTTCGCAATGTCTACCTAAACGTTATGCCATTCAAATTGGGGCGAAGGCCCTTTCGGCACGAGACGGAACTCGACTACTTGTGTCACCTACAAGCCGTAGTAGAGATACTGGTCAAATACGGACAACTCGACTACGTTTTGTATCAAATTGCCGATTCAGACAAGAAGCCGATTGCTGGACAGAATCCCATAGTTGCCGTCCCGATTCGACTGGATTTGACCAAGGATCAAGTTGAAACCATTTTGCGGACCACGTAA
- a CDS encoding predicted protein — MNLTTNPSGTAYDAMTAARPEPHSQHNPRTGRKGDPRMHRAVAARLNDPNLSLFDALTAGGFTYPTDEDANYMDSEQVTLGQRKNQLSRRLRLARKQTTRHSPHHENDENSSHSSTSHGGKRSRPSDENGHHGVSVRKRNVDPNDPASLQNDQQQIMLEELSVATAEAEEDRPRLMAKFHPQYHPILVPRIGNHHHPMCSSASNTNNPSTSSRHNPSATNTHLGNSDMPFATSNNRSTYEIHYPPERNNDPTAPSGVAIASLNSTALSLGITLEQLAMTLNSTSTLAKIINGDNNTARQKDLALHLYQNKNKVLYEKSMVLAGYPMSDAREGSAKHLEFAFDAWKIEGQRLQALAADRQAEDPPMEAKTGSPQPHSVAGISRLSQSSRTEFKNHSNIDPGRTAHKNSSTNGHQHRHANESECGLDGRHMHRLEGKCGHKAILHKMPDGSAHIDFVVGDKVECYHSVQPARSGNGGNRLSDMWPSKYLCEDLNCPKHCNNQALQHQQHGNDCQTLTASKILDLESIDLDGKEWSTDFTNDDTNSLRALLNLGDSDIGRSRTTSVDDGPTTNELLEI, encoded by the exons ATGaatctaact ACTAATCCTTCAGGGACTGCATACGACGCCATGACCGCCGCCAGACCCGAGCCTCACTCGCAACACAATCCCCGCACCGGTCGCAAAGGCGACCCGCGGATGCACCGAGCTGTCGCAGCTCGATTGAACGATCCTAACCTCAGTCTTTTTGACGCCTTGACAGCCGGAGGCTTTACCTACCCGACGGACGAGGACGCCAACTACATGGACAGTGAACAAGTCACGCTGGGACAACGCAAGAATCAACTCTCCCGAAGACTCCGACTGGCACGCAAGCAGACGACGCGTCACTCACCCCACCACGAGAACGACGAGAACTCCTCACACAGCTCGACGTCGCACGGAGGCAAACGCTCCCGACCCTCCGACGAAAATGGACACCACGGGGTCTCTGTACGGAAAAGGAATGTAGATCCCAACGACCCAGCCTCGCTACAGAATGATCAGCAGCAAATAATGCTGGAGGAATTGAGTGTGGCGACGGCCGAAGCGGAAGAAGACCGTCCGCGTCTCATGGCGAAATTCCATCCCCAGTATCATCCCATACTCGTGCCGAGGATTGGAAATCATCACCATCCGATGTGCTCGTCGGCGTCGAATACGAATAACCCCTCTACGTCGTCACGGCACAATCCTTCCGCGACCAACACGCATTTGGGAAACAGCGACATGCCTTTCGCCACCAGCAACAATCGATCCACGTACGAGATTCACTACCCTCCCGAACGCAATAACGATCCCACGGCACCATCGGGCGTCGCCATTGCGAGTCTCAACTCCACCGCCCTCAGCCTCGGTATCACACTCGAGCAACTCGCAATGACGCTGAATAGTACCAGTACGCTGGCTAAAATCATCAATGGGGACAACAACACCGCTCGGCAGAAAGATCTAGCCCTGCATTTGTACCAGAACAAAAACAAGGTGTTGTACGAAAAGTCCATGGTCTTGGCGGGGTACCCAATGTCGGACGCCCGGGAAGGCTCGGCCAAGCACCTCGAGTTCGCCTTTGACGCCTGGAAAATTGAAGGCCAGCGTCTGCAAGCGCTCGCGGCGGATCGACAAGCTGAAGATCCGCCAATGGAAGCCAAAACGGGATCACCGCAGCCCCATTCTGTCGCTGGCATATCCCGTTTGAGTCAATCGAGCCGAACCGAATTTAAAAACCACAGCAACATAGACCCCGGTCGTACGGCGCACAAGAATTCGTCGACGAATGGTCACCAACATCGTCACGCGAACGAATCGGAATGCGGACTCGATGGTAGGCACATGCATCGTCTGGAAGGCAAGTGCGGTCACAAGGCCATCCTGCATAAAATGCCGGACGGGAGTGCTCACATTGACTTTGTTGTCGGTGACAAGGTTGAATGCTACCATAGCGTGCAGCCGGCACGGAGTGGCAACGGCGGGAATCGCCTTAGTGACATGTGGCCGTCCAAATATTTGTGTGAAGATTTAAATTGTCCAAAGCACTGTAACAATCAAGCTTTACAGCACCAACAGCACGGAAATGATTGTCAAACTCTTACCGCATCCAAGATTTTGGATTTAGAATCCATCGATTTAGATGGGAAGGAATGGAGCACCGATTTTACgaacgacgacaccaacagCTTAAGGGCATTGCTCAACCTCGGCGATTCGGATATAGGTCGATCGCGGACTACATCCGTGGACGACGGCCCTACTACGaacgagcttttggaaatttAA
- the PGAM_4 gene encoding phosphoglycerate mutase (contains bipartite plastid targeting presequence, signal- and transit-peptides predicted at N-terminus with phenylalanine at signal peptide cleavage site) has translation MMLRSLVLALSWTVASAFTHQSTFWGRTAATNSRILSLSPPTDASSSALCMKYTLVLVRHGESTWNKENRFTGWVDCPLSEAGEEEAHKGGQLLREGGYHFDKAYTSTLKRAIKTLWIVLEEMDLMYLPITNNWRLNERHYGALQGLNKQETVDKHGKDQVLEWRRSYDIPPPDIDEDSEYFPGNDPMYKDVPKEDLPKAESLKLTEERFMSWWEDTLVPEIKSGTKILIAAHGNTLRALVKHLDNISPEDITGLNIPTGVPLVYELDEELKPIPHKDAIAPLSGHYLGDQEEVRNRIGAVAAQTK, from the exons ATGATGTTACGATCGCTGGTATTGGCACTGTCTTGGACAGTGGCTTCGGCCTTTACGCACCAGAGTACCTTTTGGGGCCGCACGGCGGCGACGAACAGTCG AATCCTATCCCTATCTCCACCAACAGATGCTTCGTCGTCAGCGCTGTGTATGAAGTACACGCTAGTGTTGGTTCGTCACGGAGAGTCGACTTGGAACAAGGAAAATCGATTCACTGG TTGGGTTGACTGCCCCTTGAGCGAGGCCGGTGAAGAGGAAGCCCACAAAGGAGGACAGCTTTTGCGAGAGGGGGGCTATCACTTTGACAAGGCCTACACCTCTACTTTAAAAAGAGCGATCAAAACGCTATGGATTGTGCTCGAAGAAATGGATCTCATGTACCTCCCCATTACTAATAATTGGCGACTGAACGAACGTCACTACGGAGCCTTACAGGGCCTAAACAAGCAGGAAACTGTCGATAAACACGGTAAGGATCAGGTGTTGGAGTGGCGGCGGTCGTACGATATTCCACCACCAGATATTGATGAAGATTCGGAGTACTTTCCCGGCAACGATCCCATGTACAAGGATGTGCCGAAAGAAGACTTGCCAAAGGCCGAGTCGTTGAAGCTGACGGAAGAGCGCTTTATGAGCTGGTGGGAAGATACGCTAGTTCCCGAAATCAAATCGGGCACAAAAATTCTCATTGCGGCTCACGGGAACACACTCCGGGCCTTGGTCAAGCACTTGGACAATATTTCCCCCGAAGATATCACCGGTCTGAATATTCCGACAGGCGTTCCGCTCGTTTACGAGCTGGACGAAGAACTCAAACCTATTCCGCACAAGGATGCGATTGCGCCGTTATCAGGACATTATTTGGGAGACCAGGAGGAAGTTCGAAATCGCATTGGAGCCGTTGCAGCGCAAACGAAATAG
- a CDS encoding predicted protein, with protein MTKLLCNFALISSLFVSVHSFAPYHHRTINLPKISNEIHSSSTIMSGLPSPHNLAGKLIPTLPGIPSSSISSVVSSYPGDLVLIAFMACLPLVLNEILNDVVPKKFRSFTNQFDAAARISGILYGMFLFDAVFAHVLGRQAVVGKQISSVLFLLAWWLPSRLSIVRLVKPKVEWMQNGSETERGLLNRLGALAVYLGATVVATKSLSMSVSQAMGYAVMPALVAILK; from the coding sequence ATGACAAAGCTTCTCTGCAATTTCGCTTTGATTTCATCCCTCTTTGTCAGCGTTCATTCCTTTGCTCCTTATCATCACCGAACGATCAACTTGCCCAAGATCTCTAACGAAATTCACTCATCTAGCACTATCATGAGCGGTCTTCCCAGCCCGCACAACTTGGCCGGAAAGCTAATTCCTACTTTGCCTGGAATTCCCTCTAGCTCAATCTCATCTGTCGTTTCGAGCTATCCAGGAGATCTCGTGCTCATCGCGTTCATGGCCTGCTTGCCATTGGTGCTCAACGAGATTCTCAACGATGTTGTTCCGAAAAAGTTTCGTTCGTTTACGAATCAATTTGATGCAGCAGCTAGGATTTCGGGGATATTGTATGGAATGTTCCTCTTCGATGCCGTGTTTGCTCACGTTTTAGGTCGACAGGCGGTCGTGGGAAAGCAGATTAGCTCcgttttgtttcttcttgcGTGGTGGTTGCCTAGTCGACTCTCGATCGTTCGTCTTGTGAAACCGAAGGTCGAATGGATGCAAAACGGATCTGAAACGGAACGTGGCCTACTTAATCGTCTGGGGGCGTTGGCGGTGTATTTGGGTGCTACTGTGGTCGCTACAAAGTCGTTAAGCATGAGCGTCTCGCAAGCTATGGGATACGCAGTCATGCCAGCATTGGTTGCTATCCTCAAGTAA
- a CDS encoding predicted protein: MSGGTGSRRFMAPEVALSESYTVSADIYSFSILFWEILTYEKAFGRLSSEEHREKVIKQGDRPPLDRRWSHALVQLLESCWDRDPFGRPKARDLYKGIRE, translated from the coding sequence ATGTCAGGAGGGACTGGGTCACGCCGATTTATGGCCCCCGAAGTAGCGTTATCAGAATCTTACACCGTATCCGCCGATATCTACTCCTTCAGTATTTTATTCTGGGAGATTCTAACGTACGAAAAGGCCTTCGGACGCTTGTCGTCGGAAGAGCATCGGGAAAAGGTGATCAAACAGGGCGATCGACCACCCCTTGATCGACGTTGGAGTCATGCACTGGTGcaacttttggaaagctGCTGGGATCGTGATCCTTTTGGTCGACCCAAGGCCAGAGACTTATACAAGGGCATTCGGGAG
- the UPL1 gene encoding ubiquitin-protein ligase 1 (contains HECT-domain; putative element in ubiquitination cycle), producing the protein MLNSFVEGLANVIPYEILPIFSGEELRDVLCGNPEVEVDLLRRVVEYEGYEASDPVVGYFWETLRSMTDRERKTFLQFVWARSRLPMRESDFEAPFKLQKDLVNVGEKADLALPSASTCFFSLTLPEYSNAALLRDKLLYAINNVTTMETDFQTNSAEIAEGYRAL; encoded by the coding sequence ATGCTGAACTCATTCGTGGAAGGACTTGCCAACGTAATTCCGTACGAGATTTTGCCTATTTTTTCCGGTGAAGAATTGCGGGATGTGCTTTGTGGGAACCCCGAGGTTGAGGTCGACTTGCTGCGTCGTGTTGTTGAATACGAGGGCTATGAAGCCAGCGATCCGGTGGTCGGATACTTTTGGGAGACTCTTCGATCAATGACGGATAGGGAACGCAAGACCTTTCTACAATTTGTGTGGGCTCGGAGTCGCTTGCCGATGCGGGAGTCTGACTTTGAAGCTCCCTTCAAGCTACAGAAGGATCTGGTCAACGTCGGTGAGAAAGCGGACCTTGCTTTGCCTAGCGCATCTACTTGCTTCTTTTCGCTGACGTTGCCCGAATACAGCAATGCAGCCTTGCTGAGGGACAAGCTCTTGTACGCAATCAACAACGTGACAACGATGGAAACCGACTTTCAGACGAACAGCGCAGAAATCGCGGAAGGGTACCGTGCGTTATAG